The following proteins are co-located in the Hevea brasiliensis isolate MT/VB/25A 57/8 chromosome 11, ASM3005281v1, whole genome shotgun sequence genome:
- the LOC110665688 gene encoding peptidyl-prolyl cis-trans isomerase FKBP13, chloroplastic isoform X2: protein MTSLAFSVGNYTPRKLNIPICNLNTAEASNFKFKFSSQNQDSFVSLLQLKESQALLKRREAISAGFLTGIVDVFLQPLTTAAPAEAKAEAEAGAGLCELTVTPSGLAFCDKVVGTGSEAVKGQLIKAHYVGKLENGKVFDSSYNRGKPLIFRVGVGEVIKGWDQGILGGDGVPPMQAGGKRILKLPPELGYGMRGAGCREGSCIIPPDSVLLFDVEFIGKA from the exons ATGACTTCATTGGCATTTTCAGTTGGAAATTATACTCCAAGAAAGCTCAACATACCCATTTGTAATCTTAACACGGCAGAAGCATcaaatttcaaattcaaattctcaAGCCAGAACCAAGACAGTTTTGTTTCCTTACTGCAGCTAAAGGAAAGCCAAGCTTTGCTCAAAAGAAGAGAAGCAATTAGTGCTGGCTTCCTTACAGGTATTGTTGATGTTTTCTTGCAACCACTAACCACTGCAGCACCAGCAGAAGCAAAAGCAGAAGCAGAAGCAGGAGCAGGTCTATGTGAACTAACTGTAACACCTTCTGGCCTTGCCTTCTGTGACAAGGTTGTGGGGACTGGCTCTGAGGCTGTCAAGGGACAGCTCATCAAG GCACATTATGTTGGGAAATTGGAGAATGGCAAGGTTTTCGATAGCAGTTACAATCGAGGAAAGCCTCTCATATTTCGTGTAGGTGTTGGTGAG GTCATCAAAGGCTGGGATCAAGGTATTCTAGGCGGTGATGGAGTTCCTCCAATGCAAGCTG GGGGAAAACGAATCCTGAAGCTTCCTCCAGAGCTAGGATATGGCATGAGAGGCGCTGGATGCAGAGAAG GGTCGTGCATCATTCCTCCAGATTCAGTTCTCCTATTTGATGTGGAGTTTATTGGGAAGGCCTGA
- the LOC110665688 gene encoding peptidyl-prolyl cis-trans isomerase FKBP13, chloroplastic isoform X1, whose translation MTSLAFSVGNYTPRKLNIPICNLNTAEASNFKFKFSSQNQDSFVSLLQLKESQALLKRREAISAGFLTGIVDVFLQPLTTAAPAEAKAEAEAGAGLCELTVTPSGLAFCDKVVGTGSEAVKGQLIKAHYVGKLENGKVFDSSYNRGKPLIFRVGVGEFFPQVIKGWDQGILGGDGVPPMQAGGKRILKLPPELGYGMRGAGCREGSCIIPPDSVLLFDVEFIGKA comes from the exons ATGACTTCATTGGCATTTTCAGTTGGAAATTATACTCCAAGAAAGCTCAACATACCCATTTGTAATCTTAACACGGCAGAAGCATcaaatttcaaattcaaattctcaAGCCAGAACCAAGACAGTTTTGTTTCCTTACTGCAGCTAAAGGAAAGCCAAGCTTTGCTCAAAAGAAGAGAAGCAATTAGTGCTGGCTTCCTTACAGGTATTGTTGATGTTTTCTTGCAACCACTAACCACTGCAGCACCAGCAGAAGCAAAAGCAGAAGCAGAAGCAGGAGCAGGTCTATGTGAACTAACTGTAACACCTTCTGGCCTTGCCTTCTGTGACAAGGTTGTGGGGACTGGCTCTGAGGCTGTCAAGGGACAGCTCATCAAG GCACATTATGTTGGGAAATTGGAGAATGGCAAGGTTTTCGATAGCAGTTACAATCGAGGAAAGCCTCTCATATTTCGTGTAGGTGTTGGTGAG TTTTTTCCCCAGGTCATCAAAGGCTGGGATCAAGGTATTCTAGGCGGTGATGGAGTTCCTCCAATGCAAGCTG GGGGAAAACGAATCCTGAAGCTTCCTCCAGAGCTAGGATATGGCATGAGAGGCGCTGGATGCAGAGAAG GGTCGTGCATCATTCCTCCAGATTCAGTTCTCCTATTTGATGTGGAGTTTATTGGGAAGGCCTGA
- the LOC110665688 gene encoding peptidyl-prolyl cis-trans isomerase FKBP13, chloroplastic isoform X3 yields MTSLAFSVGNYTPRKLNIPICNLNTAEASNFKFKFSSQNQDSFVSLLQLKESQALLKRREAISAGFLTGIVDVFLQPLTTAAPAEAKAEAEAGAGLCELTVTPSGLAFCDKVVGTGSEAVKGQLIKAHYVGKLENGKVFDSSYNRGKPLIFRVGVGEFFPQVIKGWDQGILGGDGVPPMQAGGKRILKLPPELGYGMRGAGCREDSVLLFDVEFIGKA; encoded by the exons ATGACTTCATTGGCATTTTCAGTTGGAAATTATACTCCAAGAAAGCTCAACATACCCATTTGTAATCTTAACACGGCAGAAGCATcaaatttcaaattcaaattctcaAGCCAGAACCAAGACAGTTTTGTTTCCTTACTGCAGCTAAAGGAAAGCCAAGCTTTGCTCAAAAGAAGAGAAGCAATTAGTGCTGGCTTCCTTACAGGTATTGTTGATGTTTTCTTGCAACCACTAACCACTGCAGCACCAGCAGAAGCAAAAGCAGAAGCAGAAGCAGGAGCAGGTCTATGTGAACTAACTGTAACACCTTCTGGCCTTGCCTTCTGTGACAAGGTTGTGGGGACTGGCTCTGAGGCTGTCAAGGGACAGCTCATCAAG GCACATTATGTTGGGAAATTGGAGAATGGCAAGGTTTTCGATAGCAGTTACAATCGAGGAAAGCCTCTCATATTTCGTGTAGGTGTTGGTGAG TTTTTTCCCCAGGTCATCAAAGGCTGGGATCAAGGTATTCTAGGCGGTGATGGAGTTCCTCCAATGCAAGCTG GGGGAAAACGAATCCTGAAGCTTCCTCCAGAGCTAGGATATGGCATGAGAGGCGCTGGATGCAGAGAAG ATTCAGTTCTCCTATTTGATGTGGAGTTTATTGGGAAGGCCTGA